The DNA window ACAGTTCCACAATGTTCCTGCGGAGGCGCAGCAGGTCAAATACTTGCAGCATCGTGACTGCCTTGCCAAACAACCACAGCGGCCCAATGCCGTGCCTGTTAGACTGGCGCCCTACCGCTCTAGCACGGCGATGAATTAATCTGATGATCCATTGGCGACAGCTCGTTCTGCTGTCCCGCTCACCGTTGTCCAATAGCCCTAACCTCGTGACCTCGTTGACAAACTCCACGATTTCTTCATGCACCTGCTGTACCGGTAAACTGAGTTCAGTCGTTAGACAAGCCGTGATTTGCTCCAGCGAATAATTGACCTTCAGAAGGTCCCATATCCGCGCAGCCTCAGGGTTCAAACTTAGGCACAGTCGTTGCCGGATATCAAGAAGCACGGCTCCATCTTCGGTCTCAACAGTCCTGACCGAGTCTGATATTGTGCCGATCAATTCAAAATGCAAACTCGTCATAGCACCTCAGCAGTGACCGCCGCTATCTGGGACAACTAACCACGCGTGGCCTGAACGATTTAGGTGTGTGAGACGATCGGCGGAAAGCCTAGAGATACTTCGTAAGGGGTGTGATACGAAATACTGCGGCCTATACAAGCGCCAATTCGTACGCTGGAGATCATCTGTCATCCGTCATTCAGACGCACAACTAATTTTCATCCGTTCTGCTTCTAGAACTCTTCCACGCGGCATCACGCTTGTTGATAGACAGGAAAATACATGAGAGCGCACTAATGTCGAATTAGCACAGACAATCCCAGGAGTAGTTTTCCAAAAACACAAAATAAGAAAAATATAAATCGGCAAATGGCTGTGATGGCCGCATGATCACGTGCAACGGCTTGCGGTCGGAGCCAGCCGTCGACTAAGTGTCACCAAGAAACAATCATGCAATTCCAGTTCGCGATGCGCGATGAGTCGGTTCCATGAAATCGTTTTCGAAACGTTCCATCTGCTCTCTCGCCGTTCTTTTTCTAGTGGTCATCTCTTTAGCTTTGTCCTGGAGCGTTAAGTCTCGGATGACCAACGCTCACCTTGAGATTCGACACGGTGATCCAATCGCGCTGCTTGCGGAGGCAAACCGTTTGTCGTGGTTGGGGAATTGGTATGCGGCGGGACCTCTCTATCAGCAAGCGGAGGGACGTTTTCACGCAAGCGGCGACACCGAGAACGAAATCTATGCTCGCATCGGACGCATACGGGCGCAAGCGGTGAATGTCCCGCTCGATCGGACGTTGTCACTGTTCAGCAACGAGTTGGAAGTGACGACAATGAACCCAAAGTCACGCCTGTGGTGCCTGGCGCTCAAAGGGTATCTAGAGATAAACAGCGACTCCAACTCCACTAAGCGTGATTGGACCGAAGCTCTGCAAATTGCAAACACCTTGGGAGAAAGCCAGTGGGCGGCCCGCGCAACTGGCGAACTTGGCGTTATCGCTTTCCTCGAAGGAAATACTGCGTCGGCGGTGAGCCAACTAGGAAAGGCGATTCTCTCTGCCTACCGCACCGGCGATACCGCTTCGCAAGTCCGCCTCCTATCGATGCTCGGAAATGGTTTCAACGAAGAAAGACGATTCTCAGAAGCGCTCACGATGTTCAAACGCGCCATTGCCACGACGGAAAGCACTCCGGATGCTGGATTCCCGTTCATGGCCTACGGCGGCGAGGCCGCGGCCCTGACCGGTCTGCATCAGACCGCACAAGCCAAGGAGTTGTTGGAAAGAGCATTAACCGCAGCTCGCTCACAAGAGAATCGGGTCAATGAGGCCGACTTATTGGTTCAGATGGGCGAAGTCGCATTGGCGGAAGACAACTTAGATGCCGCGAAATCTCATTTTATCCAGGCCGGACGCATTGCCGACGAGATGAGACTCTATCGCACACTGTCCTATGCGATGTTCGATCTCGCCAACCTGGACCGACAGCTTGGTGATATAGAAAACGCGGGCGACGCCCTAACAGCCGGACTCAAAGCAAGCCGTCGTCTCGGAGATCGGTATTATGTGCCCCGCGACCTTACGGCGATGGCCGAACTAGCAGTCGCCAAAAACAAGTTGCGACGGGCGGACAGGCTATTCGAACAGGCTGAAGACGTGCTGGACGGAATTCTGATCAATCAGCACAGCTTTGAGGAGAGCACAGCACGTGCAGGCTCAATGAGCAGCACATACCTTGAACATTTCCGCTTGGCCTTCCAGATGGGAGATGTCGGGCGGGCATTTCAGGTTCTGGAGCGAGTTCGGGGTCGGACGGTTGCGAGTCATCTATACGCACGAGAAAACGTCAATAACAATTCGCCCCAGGTTGTCTCGCTAGAAGCCAAGATCGCGGCTACACAACTCGCATTGCTGAGAACCGATGACGCGAGAGAAAGATCGGCCGTTTTGGAGCAGTTGCTCGCAGATGAGCGCAATCTTGCTTTCGAGTTGAACGAGTCAGGACTGCAACGCCAAGAGATGCTCCTGAAACCCGCGGCTCTGAAAACCATTCAAACAGTTTTAGGGGAAGACGAAGTTCTGGTCGAATATGTCCTCGACGAGCCGAAATCATTTTGCATAGTGATCACGCGGAAATCAGCGGACCTTCGTGTCTTGCCAGCCGGCAGCAACAAACTCCAGACCGTGACAGGGTCTTACCTTTCCGAGTTGAAATCGAGGAGGTCCGGCGAACCATTCGCCGCCGAGCTCTATTCCCTCCTGGTCGAACCAGTCGTGAATTCATTTCAACAGTCTCGCCTGATCATCTCGGCTGATGGCATTCTGCACTTGCTCCCGTTCGAGGCGCTGTCACATGGCAACAGCTTCGTCGTTGACTCAAAGGTCGTCTCCTACACGCCTTCAGCGACCGTGCTGTGGCGCCTGCGGACGACGCAGATTGCAGAGAGCCGCCGCCCCTTGCTCGCTGTCGGAGCGGTCGAATACAAGCTGGTACGAGCGCTGCCCAAGAGTGTTGAGCGAGGTTCGTTGACTGCCGTAGTCGTTAGAGGACTGGCTGAGCTTTCTAGTTCGCGCTTAGAGGACTTGCCCGGTAGTCGCGACGAAGTGCTGGCGATAGCCCAAATTGCCGGCCCGAATACCGAGCTACTACTTGGACAAAAGGCCACGGAGAGCGCCTTCAAGAACCAGGCGTTGGCTGATTATCGCGTGATTCATCTTGCCACCCATGCTGCGGCCGACCCGCAATACCCGGATCGAGCCGCTCTTGTTTTGGGAATCGCTCCGAACACGTCTGATGACGGATTACTCCAGGTGCGCGAGATTATGCATCTGCCGATCAAAGCAGACCTGGTCACGTTATCGGCCTGCGACACCAACGTCGGTACAGCAGAGGGAGAAGCCGGGGTGGTGAACCTTGAACAGGCGTTCCTGGTTGCCGGCGCGCGCGCGGTAGTGGCGAGTTTATGGAATGTCGAAGACAACTCGACTACCGCGCTAATGAAGGCGTTTTACACATATCTCGCGCAGCACGAAGATAAGGCATTAGCGCTCGCCCATGCCAAACGCGACATGCTGGAGCATTACGGAGATCCATCTCCTTACTATTGGGCGCCTTTTGTGCTGGTCGGGGAAGGCGCTCAAGCGGTCTCGTTCGGGAGATAACTAGCTTGGCAGCTAAACGATTTATTGGTCACCTCAAAATCAAGGGGTAGTACACCCACTCGGAGCCCTCGCGACGGAGTGCCAGCGAATAGCGCCCAGGCATCAGCTTTCCCAATTCGACAGAAAGATTGAGAACCACGTCGTGATTCTCCAAAGACGCCTCTGCCGGGGCACGCAGCAATGGCGCACTCTGTGGGGCGCGGAGGATCTGACACTCGTAGTTACCTTCGCTGCCAATGGGCAAGATGATCCGTAACCGCCGCGCCTGATGTTGAGCCGCGACCGCATCCGCTGGATT is part of the Terriglobia bacterium genome and encodes:
- a CDS encoding lasso peptide biosynthesis B2 protein; translated protein: MTSLHFELIGTISDSVRTVETEDGAVLLDIRQRLCLSLNPEAARIWDLLKVNYSLEQITACLTTELSLPVQQVHEEIVEFVNEVTRLGLLDNGERDSRTSCRQWIIRLIHRRARAVGRQSNRHGIGPLWLFGKAVTMLQVFDLLRLRRNIVELYEFVQNWPVSHGPAVPDAIDRVCKAVSYACVFYPKWVRCLQRSATTTCLLRSLGVNAAMVIGAQKVPFDQHAWTEVDGRVIDEQADIPSTFLVLDRL
- a CDS encoding CHAT domain-containing protein, encoding MTNAHLEIRHGDPIALLAEANRLSWLGNWYAAGPLYQQAEGRFHASGDTENEIYARIGRIRAQAVNVPLDRTLSLFSNELEVTTMNPKSRLWCLALKGYLEINSDSNSTKRDWTEALQIANTLGESQWAARATGELGVIAFLEGNTASAVSQLGKAILSAYRTGDTASQVRLLSMLGNGFNEERRFSEALTMFKRAIATTESTPDAGFPFMAYGGEAAALTGLHQTAQAKELLERALTAARSQENRVNEADLLVQMGEVALAEDNLDAAKSHFIQAGRIADEMRLYRTLSYAMFDLANLDRQLGDIENAGDALTAGLKASRRLGDRYYVPRDLTAMAELAVAKNKLRRADRLFEQAEDVLDGILINQHSFEESTARAGSMSSTYLEHFRLAFQMGDVGRAFQVLERVRGRTVASHLYARENVNNNSPQVVSLEAKIAATQLALLRTDDARERSAVLEQLLADERNLAFELNESGLQRQEMLLKPAALKTIQTVLGEDEVLVEYVLDEPKSFCIVITRKSADLRVLPAGSNKLQTVTGSYLSELKSRRSGEPFAAELYSLLVEPVVNSFQQSRLIISADGILHLLPFEALSHGNSFVVDSKVVSYTPSATVLWRLRTTQIAESRRPLLAVGAVEYKLVRALPKSVERGSLTAVVVRGLAELSSSRLEDLPGSRDEVLAIAQIAGPNTELLLGQKATESAFKNQALADYRVIHLATHAAADPQYPDRAALVLGIAPNTSDDGLLQVREIMHLPIKADLVTLSACDTNVGTAEGEAGVVNLEQAFLVAGARAVVASLWNVEDNSTTALMKAFYTYLAQHEDKALALAHAKRDMLEHYGDPSPYYWAPFVLVGEGAQAVSFGR